A region of Thermodesulfobacteriota bacterium DNA encodes the following proteins:
- a CDS encoding exopolyphosphatase — translation MKFAAIDVGSNAVRLLFSQVFENKGEPFFKKDSLFRVPIRLGEDSFVKRKISDEKADSLIKTMMAFKYLIEAYSPLDYMAIATAAMREADNSVEIVNAVNKETGVNLQIIDGQREAEIIYSNHVAEELDKKGNYLYIDVGGGSTELTLISGSVVVDSGSFKLGTVRLLEDQVPKSEWQRMKNWIKESTADYPAIKGIGTGGNINKILKMSMKDDGEFLTYKNIKKVSDLVNSFSYEDRISKLNLRPDRADVIIPATKIFLKTLKWADIKDLYVPSIGLSDGIIHVLYEKQKQLRLEA, via the coding sequence TTGAAATTTGCTGCAATAGATGTGGGATCAAACGCCGTAAGGCTTCTTTTTTCTCAGGTATTTGAGAACAAGGGCGAGCCGTTCTTTAAAAAAGACTCTCTTTTTAGGGTTCCCATAAGATTGGGAGAAGACTCTTTTGTAAAACGTAAAATCAGTGACGAAAAAGCCGATAGTCTGATAAAGACCATGATGGCGTTTAAATATTTGATTGAGGCCTACTCTCCGCTTGACTATATGGCAATAGCTACTGCGGCCATGCGTGAGGCTGACAACTCAGTTGAAATAGTAAATGCAGTAAACAAGGAGACAGGTGTTAATCTTCAAATAATTGATGGTCAGCGTGAGGCTGAGATTATCTATTCTAACCATGTGGCAGAGGAGCTAGACAAAAAAGGCAACTATTTGTATATCGATGTCGGAGGCGGAAGCACCGAGCTTACACTCATTTCGGGCTCCGTAGTTGTTGACTCAGGCTCATTTAAGCTGGGAACGGTCAGGCTCTTAGAAGATCAGGTGCCAAAATCTGAGTGGCAGAGAATGAAAAATTGGATTAAGGAAAGCACTGCGGATTACCCGGCGATTAAGGGAATCGGAACAGGCGGCAACATTAATAAGATTCTAAAGATGTCGATGAAAGATGATGGAGAGTTCTTAACCTATAAGAACATTAAGAAAGTATCTGATCTGGTCAATTCATTTAGTTATGAAGACAGAATTTCTAAACTTAATCTTAGACCAGACAGAGCAGACGTAATTATTCCAGCTACAAAAATATTCCTAAAGACTCTAAAATGGGCTGATATAAAAGACTTGTACGTGCCAAGCATTGGGCTGTCGGACGGCATAATTCATGTGCTATATGAAAAACAAAAGCAGCTTAGGCTTGAAGCTTGA
- a CDS encoding CHAD domain-containing protein: MTTPVNNSDYYTLPDGLSRIEFLKKLANDHKIVLDPPQKKKEEFFDTFDRRLYSSNLVLVKEDNSYHLKSLTDGRELQAFEDTKKLSPKFWWDFPKCSLRAELKPLSSIRALLSLAKIERTVATLKVLNEDKKTVLFIFVKELVVISDQRRIKPCVVVQLKNVRGYEKEFKEFKSYIEELGLKNSKDDIISAAVSNQGKYPLNYTSKINVKLKPDMKGHEAARLIFENLLGTMKVNEFGIKDDIDTEFLHDFRVAVRRTRSALSQVKSVFSPEDTDKYKEQFSVIGKATNELRDLDVYLLTEDSYKKMLPEDLRGGLDPLFDKLTQDRKKACTECAQFLNSKNYKEIISDWQEFLHNESSDANSAANSQRPIIEISKEHIWKKYSKIIKQGRKINDATPDPELHSLRIECKKLRYLLEFFTSLFPADDMKTIIKHLKVLQDNLGDFNDLHVQQESLKKFLSSKDIGYDQSSSTVAAAGGLVSVLYQQQAVVRKKFKENFNEFSDKETTELFEKLFSDN; the protein is encoded by the coding sequence ATGACAACGCCCGTCAACAATAGCGATTACTACACTTTGCCAGATGGTTTATCCAGAATTGAATTTCTGAAAAAACTTGCGAATGATCATAAAATTGTCTTGGACCCGCCTCAGAAAAAGAAAGAGGAATTCTTTGACACTTTCGACAGACGACTTTACAGCTCAAACCTGGTGCTAGTAAAAGAAGACAACTCTTATCATCTTAAAAGCTTAACGGACGGAAGAGAACTTCAAGCTTTTGAGGATACAAAAAAGCTATCACCTAAGTTTTGGTGGGATTTTCCCAAATGCTCACTCAGGGCTGAGCTCAAACCGCTTAGCAGTATAAGAGCCCTACTCTCTTTGGCCAAAATTGAAAGGACAGTTGCAACACTCAAAGTACTAAATGAAGACAAAAAAACTGTACTTTTTATATTTGTAAAAGAGCTTGTGGTCATTTCAGATCAAAGAAGGATTAAGCCTTGTGTCGTTGTGCAGCTAAAAAATGTTAGAGGATATGAAAAAGAGTTTAAGGAATTTAAAAGTTATATAGAAGAGTTAGGACTAAAAAACTCTAAGGACGATATTATTTCTGCAGCAGTCTCTAATCAAGGGAAATACCCTCTTAATTACACATCTAAAATCAACGTTAAGCTAAAGCCTGATATGAAAGGTCATGAGGCAGCAAGGCTCATATTTGAGAATCTTCTTGGAACAATGAAAGTAAATGAGTTTGGCATAAAAGATGATATAGATACAGAGTTTTTGCACGATTTTAGAGTGGCCGTAAGAAGAACAAGATCTGCACTAAGTCAGGTTAAGTCGGTATTTAGCCCTGAGGACACTGATAAATATAAAGAACAGTTTTCAGTTATTGGAAAAGCCACAAACGAGCTCAGGGACCTTGATGTTTATCTGTTAACTGAGGATTCCTATAAAAAGATGCTGCCTGAGGATCTTAGGGGCGGGCTGGATCCACTTTTTGACAAACTCACGCAAGACCGCAAAAAGGCATGCACAGAGTGTGCTCAATTTCTGAATTCAAAGAATTATAAAGAAATTATTTCAGACTGGCAGGAGTTTTTGCACAACGAGAGTTCGGACGCAAATTCTGCGGCAAACTCTCAGAGACCTATAATTGAAATATCTAAAGAGCATATTTGGAAAAAATACAGCAAGATAATAAAACAAGGCAGAAAAATAAATGACGCTACGCCTGATCCTGAGTTACATAGCCTAAGGATTGAGTGTAAGAAGCTCAGATATTTACTTGAGTTCTTTACTTCTCTATTCCCAGCTGATGATATGAAAACCATTATTAAGCACTTAAAAGTGCTTCAGGATAATTTAGGTGACTTTAACGACCTTCATGTACAGCAGGAGAGTCTAAAAAAGTTTCTTAGCTCCAAAGATATTGGGTATGATCAAAGTAGCAGCACAGTTGCGGCTGCTGGGGGTCTTGTATCGGTCCTTTATCAACAGCAGGCGGTTGTGAGAAAAAAATTCAAAGAGAACTTTAATGAATTCAGCGATAAAGAAACCACAGAGCTATTTGAAAAGCTGTTTTCTGATAATTAG